The Coffea arabica cultivar ET-39 chromosome 8e, Coffea Arabica ET-39 HiFi, whole genome shotgun sequence genome window below encodes:
- the LOC140012635 gene encoding uncharacterized protein, producing MASSRINDDRSNRSAAFRAVLEGKRRSVENFRSFWKEESVKPLVKCGDTVLHFLAIHGNAAAFELLLQDGLVTSETLKAKNVNGDTALHEAARFGHKDVAEIMLRTENDLVSESNKLGETPLFVAAACGKKEVFSLLEKHIGDCMMRRNDGWHISDCMMRRNDGCTILHAAVIGECYSLAIGILESYPDLAGKRNEKGKTALHILAAKPESFRSGSAFTLKDLGRKSLIPLHILRPIIYSCIPVLYKELRPVHIAEEPSNSASIHKLNRSRFVKFILGNPLLKEIDDAKQRHAVALMLAQRLIRREYWSHYVHTEDKDLEGSQFGISSEQKNRMPDPLIQTTRLGIIEVAQEILSVYPEAVCTVDEKGRNILQIAVEEKKWLLYDYLMTSGIHKDRMLSAIDYKGNSIIHLAASLGSPPSTPHGFMHQMMWDVLWFKRVQYDCYPYLWQLQNSEGKTAEQVFETNHASVREKAEKTVRELANTVLIVSVLIGTINFAAIFTVPGGFDQESGEPIFLKKRHWEFSLLMYYLAGGLFSSLFTMGTLLVIIFMRFETEDFYVSLPFYYVLDVISIFYSAGFTITACCQALIVLKVVITNFRPLVLLFFIFGMVALVLLETSYVIFDYMYYLIRYSLSYRGQES from the exons ATGGCAAGCTCAAGAATCAACGATGATCGCAGCAATCGATCTGCTGCTTTTAGAGCAGTCTTAGAGGGGAAAAGACGGTCAGTAGAAAACTTTCGCAGTTTCTGGAAGGAAGAAAGTGTGAAACCACTTGTTAAATGTGGTGATACTGTTCTCCATTTTCTGGCCATTCACGGAAATGCGGCTGCCTTCGAATTACTTCTCCAAGATGGTCTTGTGACTAGTGAAACTCTGAAGGCAAAGAATGTCAATGGCGACACTGCATTGCATGAAGCTGCAAGATTTGGCCACAAGGATGTTGCAGAGATCATGTTAAGGACAGAAAACGATTTAGTGTCTGAGAGCAACAAACTGGGTGAAACCCCTCTTTTTGTGGCTGCGGCATGTGGGAAAAAGGAAGTTTTCTCACTCCTGGAAAAGCATATCGGTGATTGTATGATGAGGAGGAATGACGGATGGCATATTAGTGATTGTATGATGAGGAGGAATGACGGATGCACAATCCTTCATGCTGCTGTAATTGGAGAATGTTACA GTTTGGCAATTGGCATATTGGAGTCGTATCCTGATCTTGCTGGCAAAcgtaatgaaaaaggaaaaactgcTTTACATATTTTGGCTGCAAAACCAGAGTCCTTCCGGAGTGGTTCTGCATTTACGCTCAAAGATCTTGGGAGGAAGTCCCTCATTCCTCTGCATATACTCCGACCTATAATCTATTCTT GTATTCCAGTCTTGTACAAGGAATTGCGACCTGTCCATATTGCTGAAGAACCAAGCAATTCAGCttccattcataaattgaaCAGATCTCGCTTTGTCAAGTTTATCTTGG GTAATCCTTTGCTTAAAGAAATTGATGATGCAAAGCAAAGACATGCAGTTGCACTAATGCTTGCACAAAGGTTAATCAGAAGAGAATATTGGAGCCACTATGTGCATACAGAGGACAAAGATCTTGAAGGCAGCCAGTTTGGGATATCATCAGAACAGAAAAATAGGATGCCAGATCCACTAATACAAACAACGAGACTTGGCATCATTGAGGTAGCTCAGGAAATCCTGAGTGTCTACCCTGAAGCTGTGTGTACCGTCGATGAGAAAGGAAGGAATATACTGCAAATTGCAGTGGAGGAGAAAAAATGGTTATTGTACGACTACTTGATGACTAGTGGCATTCACAAGGATAGGATGCTAAGTGCTATTGATTATAAAGGAAATAGCATTATACATCTCGCAGCAAGCCTGGGATCCCCTCCCAGCACCCCCCATGGATTTATGCACCAAATGATGTGGGATGTCCTCTGGTTTAAG CGAGTGCAGTATGACTGTTATCCATATCTCTGGCAACTACAAAATTCTGAGGGGAAGACAGCAGAACAAGTATTCGAGACGAACCATGCAAGTGTACGCGAAAAGGCTGAGAAAACTGTGAGAGAACTGGCCAACACTGTGTTGATTGTGTCTGTCCTCATTGGTACCATAAACTTTGCTGCAATTTTTACTGTACCTGGAGGTTTCGATCAAGAGAGTGGAGAGCCCATTTTTCTTAAGAAGCGGCACTGGGAATTCAGCTTGTTGATGTACTACTTAGCTGGAGGGCTGTTCTCCTCTCTGTTCACCATGGGAACTCTGCTTGTGATTATCTTTATGCGATTTGAAACTGAGGATTTTTATGTTTCCCTGCCCTTCTACTATGTGCTCGACGTTATTTCCATCTTCTACTCCGCGGGCTTCACAATCACAGCATGTTGCCAAGCATTAATAGTGCTGAAAGTCGTGATTACCAACTTCAGACCCCTCGTGCTGCTCTTCTTTATATTTGGTATGGTGGCCCTTGTGCTCCTGGAAACATCATATGTGATATTCGACTATATGTATTATCTGATTCGTTATTCACTTTCTTATAGAGGGCAAGAATCTTAA